From the genome of Acetonema longum DSM 6540, one region includes:
- a CDS encoding sirohydrochlorin cobaltochelatase, giving the protein MTQTPGPSDKKAILVVSFGTTYADARQACIESVEERMRAAFPGYEVRRAFTSRMIIRRLAERDGVLVDNEQQALERLLAEGFSEVYVQPLHIVAGDEYEKISRIVSDYVHAEKFSRLELGRPLLYYMGQGNHPDDYLAAIEALDVMPGPDEAVVFMGHGGLHPANAAYAAMELKLQDAGKHNVFLYAVEGYPSLQRIIGQLRDRSVREVKLQPFMLVAGNHVRKDMDGEEKETAKSMLTAAGFAVELKLNGLGENPAIQDIYVQHVRDIIDSQPEKTITDKT; this is encoded by the coding sequence ATGACGCAGACACCCGGCCCTTCTGACAAAAAGGCCATCCTGGTCGTTAGCTTCGGCACAACTTATGCTGATGCCCGCCAAGCCTGCATTGAAAGTGTGGAGGAGAGAATGCGCGCCGCGTTTCCCGGTTATGAGGTGCGCCGCGCCTTTACTTCCCGGATGATCATCAGGCGTTTGGCGGAGCGGGACGGCGTCCTTGTGGACAATGAGCAGCAGGCGCTGGAACGTCTGCTGGCAGAGGGATTCAGCGAGGTTTACGTTCAGCCGCTGCATATCGTTGCCGGTGATGAATATGAAAAAATCAGCCGCATTGTCAGTGATTATGTTCATGCTGAGAAATTCAGCCGGCTGGAGCTGGGAAGGCCGCTGCTTTATTATATGGGGCAGGGAAATCATCCGGACGACTATCTGGCGGCGATTGAGGCCCTCGACGTAATGCCCGGCCCCGATGAGGCGGTAGTTTTCATGGGACATGGCGGCCTTCATCCCGCCAACGCCGCTTACGCCGCCATGGAACTGAAATTGCAGGATGCCGGCAAGCACAACGTATTTCTCTATGCGGTGGAAGGGTATCCCTCGCTGCAGCGGATCATTGGGCAACTGCGCGACAGGTCTGTCCGTGAAGTGAAGTTGCAGCCGTTCATGCTGGTGGCCGGCAATCATGTCCGCAAGGATATGGACGGAGAGGAAAAAGAAACGGCGAAATCTATGCTGACAGCCGCCGGTTTTGCCGTAGAGTTAAAACTGAATGGTCTGGGAGAAAATCCGGCCATTCAGGATATTTATGTCCAACATGTCAGAGACATTATAGACAGCCAGCCGGAAAAAACCATAACCGATAAAACGTAA